In Cicer arietinum cultivar CDC Frontier isolate Library 1 chromosome 7, Cicar.CDCFrontier_v2.0, whole genome shotgun sequence, a single window of DNA contains:
- the LOC101515704 gene encoding probable inactive DNA (cytosine-5)-methyltransferase DRM3 isoform X1 has product MAGTSNGREGKNVIFPKTEEEDLDYEISPYTIFSRDVRDTAASSSGSKVRAFFVGMGFLPCLVDKVIEENGEENSDALLEILLRSSADKSNCDSSDSLEGCLNTREHRIIPNFCPTAHSKEVLQRSNSESSDSLDSLFDDKDPPEVSMVNQPKKEPDETTEGIEDKRGVLLMMKFSVEEVEFAIRKLGDKASVPELVDFIFAAQIAKKMKREIQTDDDFTCYERGTEITNEKLFGIMAKTLQLFEMGFSENEISSAVDKLGPEVPISELANFIFAEQNGIEYVMEYKYPPAYSWIKEEQQSDVYGTSEVKVENFSDEPSQSCQVNLEETYNGERVKEEDYIDEFPGSASDVRYSDFTENDRNKRPKYEYDDSNSSLDPYWVEEKVDTVVATMCRLNKSNPSRSLISVATKPPYFLFGNVSNISHDSWKKMTHFLYGIEPEFVSTEFFSALNRIEGYIHNLPTENRSYIHPKTPMTIEDAIPRAKKWWPPWDTRKQLNCNYCETNGITQLCDRLGKVLADSGGVLTSQQQKDILRYCRGLNLVWTGKYKLGPIEPEHLELILGYPTNHTLTAECDLTERLQLLKYCFQTDTLGYHLSVLKPLFPRGLTLLSIFSGIGGAEVALHRLDIKIKALVSVEISATKRKILEKWWRSSGQTGTLVQIEDIQKLTSKKFENLIGKLGVFDLVIYQNPCSNPVTRPHTIGSLSASEFSVFCESVRVLQRVRGLCDRR; this is encoded by the exons ATGGCAGGTACTTCAAATGGAAGAGAAGgcaaaaatgttatttttccaAAAACTGAGGAGGAGGACTTGGATTATGAGATCTCACCTTATACTATTTTTTCAAGGGATGTTAGG GACACAGCTGCAAGTTCATCTGGAAGCAAAGTACGGGCATTCTTTGTTGGAATGGGATTCTTGCCATGTCTTGTTGATAAAGTGATAGAAGAGAATG gTGAAGAAAATTCTGATGCATTGTTAGAGATTCTCTTGAGAAGTTCG GCTGATAAATCCAATTGTGACTCGTCGGATTCTTTGGAAGGCTGTCTTAATACAAGAGAACATAGAATTATCCCAAATTTCTGTCCCACTGCTCACTCAAAAGAG GTTCTTCAAAGATCAAATTCAGAGTCTTCTGATTCACTTGATAGCTTATTTGATGATAAGGATCCTCCAGAAGTTTCCATGGTCAATCAACCAAAAAAG GAGCCTGATGAAACTACTGAAGGTATTGAAGATAAAAGAGGTGTGTTACTGATGATGAAATTCTCTGTGGAGGAAGTTGAGTTTGCAATCCGTAAACTTG GTGATAAAGCGTCAGTTCCTGAGCTTGTGGACTTCATCTTTGCTGCTCAGATTGCTAAAAAGATGAAAAGGGAAATACAAACAGATGATGATTTCACCTGTTATGAGCGAGGAACTGAG ATTACCAATGAAAAACTGTTTGGAATTATGGCAAAAACGCTTCAGTTATTTGAAATGGGCTTTTCTGAGAATGAAATATCCTCAGCAGTTGATAAATTAG GTCCAGAGGTTCCAATTTCAGAGCttgcaaattttatttttgcgGAACAAAATGGGATCGAATATGTGATGGAATATAAG TATCCCCCTGCTTATTCTTGGATCAAAGAAGAACAACAAAGCGATGTGTACGGTACATCAGAAGTGAAAGTTGAGAATTTTAGTGATGAACCTTCGCAGTCATGCCAGGTCAACTTAGAGGAAACTTACAATGGTGAAAGGGTGAAGGAAGAAGATTACATTGATGAATTTCCCGGATCTGCTTCCGACGTGAGATATTCCGACTTTACAGAAAATGACAGAAATAAGAGGCCAAAGTATGAATATGATGATTCAAACTCTAGTCTTGATCCTTATTGGGTGGAAGAAAAGGTTGATACAGTTGTTGCCACTATGTGTAGACTTAACAAATCAAATCCATCCAGGAGTCTAATCAGTGTGGCAACAAAACCTCCATATTTCTTATTTGGTAATGTTTCAAACATATCACATGACTCGTGGAAAAAAATGACTCATTTTCTATATGGTATTGAACCTGAGTTTGTGAGTACCGAGTTCTTTTCGGCCTTGAATAGAATAGAAGGTTATATACACAATCTTCCAACAGAAAATAGGTCCTACATTCATCCAAAGACACCTATGACTATCGAGGATGCAATACCGCGGGCGAAGAAATGGTGGCCACCTTGGGATACAAGGAAGCAGTTGAACTGTAACTATTGTGAAACTAATGGAATAACTCAACTTTGTGATAGACTAGGAAAGGTTCTTGCTGACTCTGGGGGAGTACTCACATCTCAACAGCAGAAAGACATTCTTCGTTATTGCCGTGGTTTGAATCTCGTGTGGACTGGTAAATACAAACTTGGTCCAATAGAACCTGAACACTTGGAGCTTATCTTAGGCTACCCAACGAATCACACTCTTACTGCCGAATGCGATTTGACGGAAAGACTTCAATTGCTAAAATACTGCTTCCAGACAGATACATTAGGATATCATCTTTCGGTCTTGAAGCCCCTTTTTCCTCGTGGACTGACACTGTTGTCGATTTTTAGTGGAATTGGCGGGGCAGAAGTTGCGCTTCACCGCcttgatattaaaataaaagctcTTGTGTCGGTTGAGATTTCTGCAACTAAGAGGAAGATTCTTGAGAAGTGGTGGCGCAGTTCTGGACAAACTGGGACTTTGGTTCAGATTGAAGACATTCAAAAGCTGACtagtaaaaaatttgaaaatctaATCGGTAAATTAGGGGTTTTTGATCTGGTCATTTATCAGAACCCGTGCTCTAACCCAGTTACCAGGCCTCATACCATTGGAAGTCTCTCAGCTTCAGAGTTTTCAGTGTTTTGTGAATCTGTTCGTGTTTTGCAACGTGTAAGAGGTCTGTGTGACAGGAGGTGA
- the LOC101515704 gene encoding probable inactive DNA (cytosine-5)-methyltransferase DRM3 isoform X2 — MAGTSNGREGKNVIFPKTEEEDLDYEISPYTIFSRDVRDTAASSSGSKVRAFFVGMGFLPCLVDKVIEENGEENSDALLEILLRSSVLQRSNSESSDSLDSLFDDKDPPEVSMVNQPKKEPDETTEGIEDKRGVLLMMKFSVEEVEFAIRKLGDKASVPELVDFIFAAQIAKKMKREIQTDDDFTCYERGTEITNEKLFGIMAKTLQLFEMGFSENEISSAVDKLGPEVPISELANFIFAEQNGIEYVMEYKYPPAYSWIKEEQQSDVYGTSEVKVENFSDEPSQSCQVNLEETYNGERVKEEDYIDEFPGSASDVRYSDFTENDRNKRPKYEYDDSNSSLDPYWVEEKVDTVVATMCRLNKSNPSRSLISVATKPPYFLFGNVSNISHDSWKKMTHFLYGIEPEFVSTEFFSALNRIEGYIHNLPTENRSYIHPKTPMTIEDAIPRAKKWWPPWDTRKQLNCNYCETNGITQLCDRLGKVLADSGGVLTSQQQKDILRYCRGLNLVWTGKYKLGPIEPEHLELILGYPTNHTLTAECDLTERLQLLKYCFQTDTLGYHLSVLKPLFPRGLTLLSIFSGIGGAEVALHRLDIKIKALVSVEISATKRKILEKWWRSSGQTGTLVQIEDIQKLTSKKFENLIGKLGVFDLVIYQNPCSNPVTRPHTIGSLSASEFSVFCESVRVLQRVRGLCDRR; from the exons ATGGCAGGTACTTCAAATGGAAGAGAAGgcaaaaatgttatttttccaAAAACTGAGGAGGAGGACTTGGATTATGAGATCTCACCTTATACTATTTTTTCAAGGGATGTTAGG GACACAGCTGCAAGTTCATCTGGAAGCAAAGTACGGGCATTCTTTGTTGGAATGGGATTCTTGCCATGTCTTGTTGATAAAGTGATAGAAGAGAATG gTGAAGAAAATTCTGATGCATTGTTAGAGATTCTCTTGAGAAGTTCG GTTCTTCAAAGATCAAATTCAGAGTCTTCTGATTCACTTGATAGCTTATTTGATGATAAGGATCCTCCAGAAGTTTCCATGGTCAATCAACCAAAAAAG GAGCCTGATGAAACTACTGAAGGTATTGAAGATAAAAGAGGTGTGTTACTGATGATGAAATTCTCTGTGGAGGAAGTTGAGTTTGCAATCCGTAAACTTG GTGATAAAGCGTCAGTTCCTGAGCTTGTGGACTTCATCTTTGCTGCTCAGATTGCTAAAAAGATGAAAAGGGAAATACAAACAGATGATGATTTCACCTGTTATGAGCGAGGAACTGAG ATTACCAATGAAAAACTGTTTGGAATTATGGCAAAAACGCTTCAGTTATTTGAAATGGGCTTTTCTGAGAATGAAATATCCTCAGCAGTTGATAAATTAG GTCCAGAGGTTCCAATTTCAGAGCttgcaaattttatttttgcgGAACAAAATGGGATCGAATATGTGATGGAATATAAG TATCCCCCTGCTTATTCTTGGATCAAAGAAGAACAACAAAGCGATGTGTACGGTACATCAGAAGTGAAAGTTGAGAATTTTAGTGATGAACCTTCGCAGTCATGCCAGGTCAACTTAGAGGAAACTTACAATGGTGAAAGGGTGAAGGAAGAAGATTACATTGATGAATTTCCCGGATCTGCTTCCGACGTGAGATATTCCGACTTTACAGAAAATGACAGAAATAAGAGGCCAAAGTATGAATATGATGATTCAAACTCTAGTCTTGATCCTTATTGGGTGGAAGAAAAGGTTGATACAGTTGTTGCCACTATGTGTAGACTTAACAAATCAAATCCATCCAGGAGTCTAATCAGTGTGGCAACAAAACCTCCATATTTCTTATTTGGTAATGTTTCAAACATATCACATGACTCGTGGAAAAAAATGACTCATTTTCTATATGGTATTGAACCTGAGTTTGTGAGTACCGAGTTCTTTTCGGCCTTGAATAGAATAGAAGGTTATATACACAATCTTCCAACAGAAAATAGGTCCTACATTCATCCAAAGACACCTATGACTATCGAGGATGCAATACCGCGGGCGAAGAAATGGTGGCCACCTTGGGATACAAGGAAGCAGTTGAACTGTAACTATTGTGAAACTAATGGAATAACTCAACTTTGTGATAGACTAGGAAAGGTTCTTGCTGACTCTGGGGGAGTACTCACATCTCAACAGCAGAAAGACATTCTTCGTTATTGCCGTGGTTTGAATCTCGTGTGGACTGGTAAATACAAACTTGGTCCAATAGAACCTGAACACTTGGAGCTTATCTTAGGCTACCCAACGAATCACACTCTTACTGCCGAATGCGATTTGACGGAAAGACTTCAATTGCTAAAATACTGCTTCCAGACAGATACATTAGGATATCATCTTTCGGTCTTGAAGCCCCTTTTTCCTCGTGGACTGACACTGTTGTCGATTTTTAGTGGAATTGGCGGGGCAGAAGTTGCGCTTCACCGCcttgatattaaaataaaagctcTTGTGTCGGTTGAGATTTCTGCAACTAAGAGGAAGATTCTTGAGAAGTGGTGGCGCAGTTCTGGACAAACTGGGACTTTGGTTCAGATTGAAGACATTCAAAAGCTGACtagtaaaaaatttgaaaatctaATCGGTAAATTAGGGGTTTTTGATCTGGTCATTTATCAGAACCCGTGCTCTAACCCAGTTACCAGGCCTCATACCATTGGAAGTCTCTCAGCTTCAGAGTTTTCAGTGTTTTGTGAATCTGTTCGTGTTTTGCAACGTGTAAGAGGTCTGTGTGACAGGAGGTGA